In Zea mays cultivar B73 chromosome 7, Zm-B73-REFERENCE-NAM-5.0, whole genome shotgun sequence, the following proteins share a genomic window:
- the LOC103632655 gene encoding probable trehalose-phosphate phosphatase 7 isoform X3 — translation MAKPSVAVPEVGVPAAQASCTCPGTLLAYPPPRGAGVAAAVRRKCLQVELGAGAGLLGGAGAWGVESMRASSPTHARAAAALAAGGGVDVDVDEERAASWMARHPSALGRFERIVAAAEGKRIVMFLDYDGTLSPIVDDPDAAFMSETMRMAVRSVAKHFPTAIVSGRCRDKVFEFVKLAELYYAGSHGMDIKGPAAAKASSSSRHAAKAKGVVFQPASEFLPMIEEVHERLVQTTRCIPGAKVENNRFCVSVHFRRVDEKVWFANNKRPSSFSSCRFQPQPHHIMYWLVQMWGELSESVRGVLRGYPKLRLTHGRMVLEVRPSIKWDKGKALEFLLESLGFADCSSVLPVYIGDDRTDEDAFKVLRRRGQDQGVGILVSKHPKETSASYSLQGPAEVMEFLLRLVEWKRLSRARLRLQ, via the exons ATGGCGAAGCCCAGCGTGGCGGTGCCGGAGGTTGGCGTACCAGCGGCGCAGGCGTCGTGCACCTGCCCGGGGACGCTGCTCGCGTACCCGCCGCCGCGTGGCGCCGGGGTCGCGGCCGCCGTGCGGCGCAAGTGCCTGCAGGTGGAGCTCGGCGCGGGGGCGGGCCTGCTGGGCGGCGCCGGCGCCTGGGGCGTGGAGTCCATGCGGGCGTCGTCGCCCACGCACGCCAGGGCCGCGGCCGCGCTCGCCGCCGGCGGCGGCGTCGATGTCGACGTCGACGAGGAGCGCGCCGCCAGCTGGATGGCGCGGCACCCGTCGGCGCTGGGCAGGTTCGAGCGGATCGTGGCGGCGGCCGAGGGCAAGCGGATCGTCATGTTCCTGGACTACGACGGCACGCTGTCGCCCATCGTGGACGACCCCGACGCCGCCTTCATGAGCGAGACG ATGCGGATGGCCGTGCGTAGCGTCGCCAAGCATTTCCCGACGGCGATCGTGAGCGGCCGGTGCCGCGACAAG GTGTTCGAGTTCGTGAAGCTGGCAGAGCTCTACTACGCCGGCAGCCACGGCATGGACATCAAGGGTCCGGCGGCCGCCAAGGCCTCCTCTTCTTCTCGGCACGCCGCAAAGGCAAAAGGAGTAGTGTTCCAGCCGGCCAGCGAGTTCCTGCCCATGATAGAGGAGGTGCACGAGCGCCTGGTACAGACGACGCGCTGCATACCGGGGGCCAAGGTGGAGAACAACAGGTTCTGCGTCTCCGTCCACTTCAGACGCGTCGACGAAAAGGTGTGGTTCGCCAATAATAAACGGCCGTCGTCGTTTTCCTCTTGCCGTTTCCAGCCTCAGCCTCATCATATCATGTATTGGCTGGTTCAGATGTGGGGCGAGCTGTCAGAGTCGGTGAGGGGCGTGCTGCGGGGGTACCCGAAGCTGCGGCTGACGCACGGGCGGATGGTGCTGGAGGTGCGGCCCAGCATCAAGTGGGACAAGGGCAAGGCCCTGGAGTTCCTGCTCGAGTCGCTCGGCTTCGCGGACTGCAGCAGCGTGCTGCCCGTGTACATCGGCGACGACCGCACCGACGAGGACGCCTTCAAGGTCCTGCGGCGCCGCGGCCAGGACCAGGGCGTCGGCATCCTCGTGTCCAAGCACCCCAAGGAGACGAGCGCCTCCTACTCGCTCCAAGGCCCCGCAGAG GTGATGGAGTTCTTGCTGCGGCTTGTCGAGTGGAAGCGCCTCTCCAGGGCCAGGCTCAGGCTGCAATGA
- the LOC103632655 gene encoding probable trehalose-phosphate phosphatase 7 isoform X2 produces MAKPSVAVPEVGVPAAQASCTCPGTLLAYPPPRGAGVAAAVRRKCLQVELGAGAGLLGGAGAWGVESMRASSPTHARAAAALAAGGGVDVDVDEERAASWMARHPSALGRFERIVAAAEGKRIVMFLDYDGTLSPIVDDPDAAFMSETAFVGLAGEKQMRMAVRSVAKHFPTAIVSGRCRDKVFEFVKLAELYYAGSHGMDIKGPAAAKASSSSRHAAKAKGVVFQPASEFLPMIEEVHERLVQTTRCIPGAKVENNRFCVSVHFRRVDEKVWFANNKRPSSFSSCRFQPQPHHIMYWLVQMWGELSESVRGVLRGYPKLRLTHGRMVLEVRPSIKWDKGKALEFLLESLGFADCSSVLPVYIGDDRTDEDAFKVLRRRGQDQGVGILVSKHPKETSASYSLQGPAEVMEFLLRLVEWKRLSRARLRLQ; encoded by the exons ATGGCGAAGCCCAGCGTGGCGGTGCCGGAGGTTGGCGTACCAGCGGCGCAGGCGTCGTGCACCTGCCCGGGGACGCTGCTCGCGTACCCGCCGCCGCGTGGCGCCGGGGTCGCGGCCGCCGTGCGGCGCAAGTGCCTGCAGGTGGAGCTCGGCGCGGGGGCGGGCCTGCTGGGCGGCGCCGGCGCCTGGGGCGTGGAGTCCATGCGGGCGTCGTCGCCCACGCACGCCAGGGCCGCGGCCGCGCTCGCCGCCGGCGGCGGCGTCGATGTCGACGTCGACGAGGAGCGCGCCGCCAGCTGGATGGCGCGGCACCCGTCGGCGCTGGGCAGGTTCGAGCGGATCGTGGCGGCGGCCGAGGGCAAGCGGATCGTCATGTTCCTGGACTACGACGGCACGCTGTCGCCCATCGTGGACGACCCCGACGCCGCCTTCATGAGCGAGACG GCTTTTGTTGGTTTGGCTGGCGAGAAGCAGATGCGGATGGCCGTGCGTAGCGTCGCCAAGCATTTCCCGACGGCGATCGTGAGCGGCCGGTGCCGCGACAAG GTGTTCGAGTTCGTGAAGCTGGCAGAGCTCTACTACGCCGGCAGCCACGGCATGGACATCAAGGGTCCGGCGGCCGCCAAGGCCTCCTCTTCTTCTCGGCACGCCGCAAAGGCAAAAGGAGTAGTGTTCCAGCCGGCCAGCGAGTTCCTGCCCATGATAGAGGAGGTGCACGAGCGCCTGGTACAGACGACGCGCTGCATACCGGGGGCCAAGGTGGAGAACAACAGGTTCTGCGTCTCCGTCCACTTCAGACGCGTCGACGAAAAGGTGTGGTTCGCCAATAATAAACGGCCGTCGTCGTTTTCCTCTTGCCGTTTCCAGCCTCAGCCTCATCATATCATGTATTGGCTGGTTCAGATGTGGGGCGAGCTGTCAGAGTCGGTGAGGGGCGTGCTGCGGGGGTACCCGAAGCTGCGGCTGACGCACGGGCGGATGGTGCTGGAGGTGCGGCCCAGCATCAAGTGGGACAAGGGCAAGGCCCTGGAGTTCCTGCTCGAGTCGCTCGGCTTCGCGGACTGCAGCAGCGTGCTGCCCGTGTACATCGGCGACGACCGCACCGACGAGGACGCCTTCAAGGTCCTGCGGCGCCGCGGCCAGGACCAGGGCGTCGGCATCCTCGTGTCCAAGCACCCCAAGGAGACGAGCGCCTCCTACTCGCTCCAAGGCCCCGCAGAG GTGATGGAGTTCTTGCTGCGGCTTGTCGAGTGGAAGCGCCTCTCCAGGGCCAGGCTCAGGCTGCAATGA
- the LOC103632655 gene encoding probable trehalose-phosphate phosphatase 7 isoform X4 yields MAKPSVAVPEVGVPAAQASCTCPGTLLAYPPPRGAGVAAAVRRKCLQVELGAGAGLLGGAGAWGVESMRASSPTHARAAAALAAGGGVDVDVDEERAASWMARHPSALGRFERIVAAAEGKRIVMFLDYDGTLSPIVDDPDAAFMSETAFVGLAGEKQMRMAVRSVAKHFPTAIVSGRCRDKVFEFVKLAELYYAGSHGMDIKGPAAAKASSSSRHAAKAKGVVFQPASEFLPMIEEVHERLVQTTRCIPGAKVENNRFCVSVHFRRVDEKMWGELSESVRGVLRGYPKLRLTHGRMVLEVRPSIKWDKGKALEFLLESLGFADCSSVLPVYIGDDRTDEDAFKVLRRRGQDQGVGILVSKHPKETSASYSLQGPAEVMEFLLRLVEWKRLSRARLRLQ; encoded by the exons ATGGCGAAGCCCAGCGTGGCGGTGCCGGAGGTTGGCGTACCAGCGGCGCAGGCGTCGTGCACCTGCCCGGGGACGCTGCTCGCGTACCCGCCGCCGCGTGGCGCCGGGGTCGCGGCCGCCGTGCGGCGCAAGTGCCTGCAGGTGGAGCTCGGCGCGGGGGCGGGCCTGCTGGGCGGCGCCGGCGCCTGGGGCGTGGAGTCCATGCGGGCGTCGTCGCCCACGCACGCCAGGGCCGCGGCCGCGCTCGCCGCCGGCGGCGGCGTCGATGTCGACGTCGACGAGGAGCGCGCCGCCAGCTGGATGGCGCGGCACCCGTCGGCGCTGGGCAGGTTCGAGCGGATCGTGGCGGCGGCCGAGGGCAAGCGGATCGTCATGTTCCTGGACTACGACGGCACGCTGTCGCCCATCGTGGACGACCCCGACGCCGCCTTCATGAGCGAGACG GCTTTTGTTGGTTTGGCTGGCGAGAAGCAGATGCGGATGGCCGTGCGTAGCGTCGCCAAGCATTTCCCGACGGCGATCGTGAGCGGCCGGTGCCGCGACAAG GTGTTCGAGTTCGTGAAGCTGGCAGAGCTCTACTACGCCGGCAGCCACGGCATGGACATCAAGGGTCCGGCGGCCGCCAAGGCCTCCTCTTCTTCTCGGCACGCCGCAAAGGCAAAAGGAGTAGTGTTCCAGCCGGCCAGCGAGTTCCTGCCCATGATAGAGGAGGTGCACGAGCGCCTGGTACAGACGACGCGCTGCATACCGGGGGCCAAGGTGGAGAACAACAGGTTCTGCGTCTCCGTCCACTTCAGACGCGTCGACGAAAAG ATGTGGGGCGAGCTGTCAGAGTCGGTGAGGGGCGTGCTGCGGGGGTACCCGAAGCTGCGGCTGACGCACGGGCGGATGGTGCTGGAGGTGCGGCCCAGCATCAAGTGGGACAAGGGCAAGGCCCTGGAGTTCCTGCTCGAGTCGCTCGGCTTCGCGGACTGCAGCAGCGTGCTGCCCGTGTACATCGGCGACGACCGCACCGACGAGGACGCCTTCAAGGTCCTGCGGCGCCGCGGCCAGGACCAGGGCGTCGGCATCCTCGTGTCCAAGCACCCCAAGGAGACGAGCGCCTCCTACTCGCTCCAAGGCCCCGCAGAG GTGATGGAGTTCTTGCTGCGGCTTGTCGAGTGGAAGCGCCTCTCCAGGGCCAGGCTCAGGCTGCAATGA
- the LOC103632655 gene encoding uncharacterized protein isoform X6, with protein MAKPSVAVPEVGVPAAQASCTCPGTLLAYPPPRGAGVAAAVRRKCLQVELGAGAGLLGGAGAWGVESMRASSPTHARAAAALAAGGGVDVDVDEERAASWMARHPSALGRFERIVAAAEGKRIVMFLDYDGTLSPIVDDPDAAFMSETAFVGLAGEKQMRMAVRSVAKHFPTAIVSGRCRDKHAGVRVREAGRALLRRQPRHGHQGSGGRQGLLFFSARRKGKRSSVPAGQRVPAHDRGGARAPGTDDALHTGGQGGEQQVLRLRPLQTRRRKDVGRAVRVGEGRAAGVPEAAADARADGAGGAAQHQVGQGQGPGVPARVARLRGLQQRAARVHRRRPHRRGRLQGPAAPRPGPGRRHPRVQAPQGDERLLLAPRPRRGACVSVTHQKHPFRSRVYVLVSLSPRPRTVCPGPPPARHHYRWPAVGLRPISRPFRSSCAITANSPTPPPRC; from the exons ATGGCGAAGCCCAGCGTGGCGGTGCCGGAGGTTGGCGTACCAGCGGCGCAGGCGTCGTGCACCTGCCCGGGGACGCTGCTCGCGTACCCGCCGCCGCGTGGCGCCGGGGTCGCGGCCGCCGTGCGGCGCAAGTGCCTGCAGGTGGAGCTCGGCGCGGGGGCGGGCCTGCTGGGCGGCGCCGGCGCCTGGGGCGTGGAGTCCATGCGGGCGTCGTCGCCCACGCACGCCAGGGCCGCGGCCGCGCTCGCCGCCGGCGGCGGCGTCGATGTCGACGTCGACGAGGAGCGCGCCGCCAGCTGGATGGCGCGGCACCCGTCGGCGCTGGGCAGGTTCGAGCGGATCGTGGCGGCGGCCGAGGGCAAGCGGATCGTCATGTTCCTGGACTACGACGGCACGCTGTCGCCCATCGTGGACGACCCCGACGCCGCCTTCATGAGCGAGACG GCTTTTGTTGGTTTGGCTGGCGAGAAGCAGATGCGGATGGCCGTGCGTAGCGTCGCCAAGCATTTCCCGACGGCGATCGTGAGCGGCCGGTGCCGCGACAAG catgcagGTGTTCGAGTTCGTGAAGCTGGCAGAGCTCTACTACGCCGGCAGCCACGGCATGGACATCAAGGGTCCGGCGGCCGCCAAGGCCTCCTCTTCTTCTCGGCACGCCGCAAAGGCAAAAGGAGTAGTGTTCCAGCCGGCCAGCGAGTTCCTGCCCATGATAGAGGAGGTGCACGAGCGCCTGGTACAGACGACGCGCTGCATACCGGGGGCCAAGGTGGAGAACAACAGGTTCTGCGTCTCCGTCCACTTCAGACGCGTCGACGAAAAG ATGTGGGGCGAGCTGTCAGAGTCGGTGAGGGGCGTGCTGCGGGGGTACCCGAAGCTGCGGCTGACGCACGGGCGGATGGTGCTGGAGGTGCGGCCCAGCATCAAGTGGGACAAGGGCAAGGCCCTGGAGTTCCTGCTCGAGTCGCTCGGCTTCGCGGACTGCAGCAGCGTGCTGCCCGTGTACATCGGCGACGACCGCACCGACGAGGACGCCTTCAAGGTCCTGCGGCGCCGCGGCCAGGACCAGGGCGTCGGCATCCTCGTGTCCAAGCACCCCAAGGAGACGAGCGCCTCCTACTCGCTCCAAGGCCCCGCAGAGGTGCGTGCGTGAGCGTGACCCACCAAAAGCATCCGTTTCGATCCCGTGTCTACGTCCTCGTCTCCCTCTCTCCGCGGCCCCGCACAGTGTGCCCTGGACCACCACCAGCACGGCACCACTACCGGTGGCCGGCGGTGGGGTTGCGGCCGATCTCACGTCCGTTTCGGTCGTCCTGTGCAATTACCGCCAATTCGCCTACTCCGCCGCCGCGTTGCTGA
- the LOC103632655 gene encoding uncharacterized protein isoform X1 — protein sequence MAKPSVAVPEVGVPAAQASCTCPGTLLAYPPPRGAGVAAAVRRKCLQVELGAGAGLLGGAGAWGVESMRASSPTHARAAAALAAGGGVDVDVDEERAASWMARHPSALGRFERIVAAAEGKRIVMFLDYDGTLSPIVDDPDAAFMSETMRMAVRSVAKHFPTAIVSGRCRDKHAGVRVREAGRALLRRQPRHGHQGSGGRQGLLFFSARRKGKRSSVPAGQRVPAHDRGGARAPGTDDALHTGGQGGEQQVLRLRPLQTRRRKDVGRAVRVGEGRAAGVPEAAADARADGAGGAAQHQVGQGQGPGVPARVARLRGLQQRAARVHRRRPHRRGRLQGPAAPRPGPGRRHPRVQAPQGDERLLLAPRPRRGACVSVTHQKHPFRSRVYVLVSLSPRPRTVCPGPPPARHHYRWPAVGLRPISRPFRSSCAITANSPTPPPRC from the exons ATGGCGAAGCCCAGCGTGGCGGTGCCGGAGGTTGGCGTACCAGCGGCGCAGGCGTCGTGCACCTGCCCGGGGACGCTGCTCGCGTACCCGCCGCCGCGTGGCGCCGGGGTCGCGGCCGCCGTGCGGCGCAAGTGCCTGCAGGTGGAGCTCGGCGCGGGGGCGGGCCTGCTGGGCGGCGCCGGCGCCTGGGGCGTGGAGTCCATGCGGGCGTCGTCGCCCACGCACGCCAGGGCCGCGGCCGCGCTCGCCGCCGGCGGCGGCGTCGATGTCGACGTCGACGAGGAGCGCGCCGCCAGCTGGATGGCGCGGCACCCGTCGGCGCTGGGCAGGTTCGAGCGGATCGTGGCGGCGGCCGAGGGCAAGCGGATCGTCATGTTCCTGGACTACGACGGCACGCTGTCGCCCATCGTGGACGACCCCGACGCCGCCTTCATGAGCGAGACG ATGCGGATGGCCGTGCGTAGCGTCGCCAAGCATTTCCCGACGGCGATCGTGAGCGGCCGGTGCCGCGACAAG catgcagGTGTTCGAGTTCGTGAAGCTGGCAGAGCTCTACTACGCCGGCAGCCACGGCATGGACATCAAGGGTCCGGCGGCCGCCAAGGCCTCCTCTTCTTCTCGGCACGCCGCAAAGGCAAAAGGAGTAGTGTTCCAGCCGGCCAGCGAGTTCCTGCCCATGATAGAGGAGGTGCACGAGCGCCTGGTACAGACGACGCGCTGCATACCGGGGGCCAAGGTGGAGAACAACAGGTTCTGCGTCTCCGTCCACTTCAGACGCGTCGACGAAAAG ATGTGGGGCGAGCTGTCAGAGTCGGTGAGGGGCGTGCTGCGGGGGTACCCGAAGCTGCGGCTGACGCACGGGCGGATGGTGCTGGAGGTGCGGCCCAGCATCAAGTGGGACAAGGGCAAGGCCCTGGAGTTCCTGCTCGAGTCGCTCGGCTTCGCGGACTGCAGCAGCGTGCTGCCCGTGTACATCGGCGACGACCGCACCGACGAGGACGCCTTCAAGGTCCTGCGGCGCCGCGGCCAGGACCAGGGCGTCGGCATCCTCGTGTCCAAGCACCCCAAGGAGACGAGCGCCTCCTACTCGCTCCAAGGCCCCGCAGAGGTGCGTGCGTGAGCGTGACCCACCAAAAGCATCCGTTTCGATCCCGTGTCTACGTCCTCGTCTCCCTCTCTCCGCGGCCCCGCACAGTGTGCCCTGGACCACCACCAGCACGGCACCACTACCGGTGGCCGGCGGTGGGGTTGCGGCCGATCTCACGTCCGTTTCGGTCGTCCTGTGCAATTACCGCCAATTCGCCTACTCCGCCGCCGCGTTGCTGA
- the LOC103632655 gene encoding probable trehalose-phosphate phosphatase 7 isoform X5, translating to MAKPSVAVPEVGVPAAQASCTCPGTLLAYPPPRGAGVAAAVRRKCLQVELGAGAGLLGGAGAWGVESMRASSPTHARAAAALAAGGGVDVDVDEERAASWMARHPSALGRFERIVAAAEGKRIVMFLDYDGTLSPIVDDPDAAFMSETMRMAVRSVAKHFPTAIVSGRCRDKVFEFVKLAELYYAGSHGMDIKGPAAAKASSSSRHAAKAKGVVFQPASEFLPMIEEVHERLVQTTRCIPGAKVENNRFCVSVHFRRVDEKMWGELSESVRGVLRGYPKLRLTHGRMVLEVRPSIKWDKGKALEFLLESLGFADCSSVLPVYIGDDRTDEDAFKVLRRRGQDQGVGILVSKHPKETSASYSLQGPAEVRA from the exons ATGGCGAAGCCCAGCGTGGCGGTGCCGGAGGTTGGCGTACCAGCGGCGCAGGCGTCGTGCACCTGCCCGGGGACGCTGCTCGCGTACCCGCCGCCGCGTGGCGCCGGGGTCGCGGCCGCCGTGCGGCGCAAGTGCCTGCAGGTGGAGCTCGGCGCGGGGGCGGGCCTGCTGGGCGGCGCCGGCGCCTGGGGCGTGGAGTCCATGCGGGCGTCGTCGCCCACGCACGCCAGGGCCGCGGCCGCGCTCGCCGCCGGCGGCGGCGTCGATGTCGACGTCGACGAGGAGCGCGCCGCCAGCTGGATGGCGCGGCACCCGTCGGCGCTGGGCAGGTTCGAGCGGATCGTGGCGGCGGCCGAGGGCAAGCGGATCGTCATGTTCCTGGACTACGACGGCACGCTGTCGCCCATCGTGGACGACCCCGACGCCGCCTTCATGAGCGAGACG ATGCGGATGGCCGTGCGTAGCGTCGCCAAGCATTTCCCGACGGCGATCGTGAGCGGCCGGTGCCGCGACAAG GTGTTCGAGTTCGTGAAGCTGGCAGAGCTCTACTACGCCGGCAGCCACGGCATGGACATCAAGGGTCCGGCGGCCGCCAAGGCCTCCTCTTCTTCTCGGCACGCCGCAAAGGCAAAAGGAGTAGTGTTCCAGCCGGCCAGCGAGTTCCTGCCCATGATAGAGGAGGTGCACGAGCGCCTGGTACAGACGACGCGCTGCATACCGGGGGCCAAGGTGGAGAACAACAGGTTCTGCGTCTCCGTCCACTTCAGACGCGTCGACGAAAAG ATGTGGGGCGAGCTGTCAGAGTCGGTGAGGGGCGTGCTGCGGGGGTACCCGAAGCTGCGGCTGACGCACGGGCGGATGGTGCTGGAGGTGCGGCCCAGCATCAAGTGGGACAAGGGCAAGGCCCTGGAGTTCCTGCTCGAGTCGCTCGGCTTCGCGGACTGCAGCAGCGTGCTGCCCGTGTACATCGGCGACGACCGCACCGACGAGGACGCCTTCAAGGTCCTGCGGCGCCGCGGCCAGGACCAGGGCGTCGGCATCCTCGTGTCCAAGCACCCCAAGGAGACGAGCGCCTCCTACTCGCTCCAAGGCCCCGCAGAGGTGCGTGCGTGA